In Patescibacteria group bacterium, a genomic segment contains:
- the rpmA gene encoding 50S ribosomal protein L27, which yields MAHKKAGGSTALGRDSHSKRLGVKLYDGEYAKAGAIIIRQRGTKFHAGKNVKQGGDDTLFATAAGFVKFAKKKLKKFNNQLKISTIVNVLPQK from the coding sequence ATGGCCCATAAAAAAGCCGGCGGATCAACCGCGTTAGGCCGCGATTCGCATAGTAAAAGATTGGGAGTAAAATTATACGACGGTGAATATGCCAAAGCCGGAGCGATTATAATCCGCCAGCGGGGAACAAAATTCCATGCCGGAAAAAACGTTAAGCAGGGCGGAGATGATACGCTTTTCGCCACAGCGGCCGGATTTGTTAAATTCGCCAAAAAGAAGCTGAAAAAATTCAACAATCAGCTGAAAATTTCTACAATCGTTAATGTCCTGCCCCAGAAATAA
- a CDS encoding divalent metal cation transporter yields the protein MSKNILEQIAEAPSIALERGLEKTEELEKELISKKPVRAAEAYWRKLGPGLTTGAADDDPSGIATYSQTGAKYGFQLLWLAPLTFPLMAVIQEMCARIGMVTGRGLARNIKLYYPRWAIMSVASILFFANTFNLGADLGIMAKAAQLFIPKVSFFLLVAFFTLASLLLQIFTAYARYARYLKYLALVLFSYVISALCISLDWREVLGHTVMPSLTFSKDQIFLICGILGTTISPYLFFWQSSQEVEEEILRGNKTVKERRRNTTREEIKRMRVDVWSGMFVSNLAMFFIIVACAGALYKNGITDIVSADQAALALRPFAGDLAYYLFALGILGVGLLSVPVLAGSASYALAESFGWKTGLYRKLKDARAFYGVIIISMILGFLSNFIGIDPIKFLIYAAVFNGITAGPLLFFIVRLSSKKEVMGKFKSSRLATAIGWLTVIIMLIAGGATVISMLI from the coding sequence ATGAGCAAGAATATCCTGGAACAAATAGCTGAAGCGCCTTCAATCGCCTTGGAAAGAGGCCTGGAAAAAACCGAAGAGCTGGAAAAAGAATTGATTTCCAAAAAGCCGGTCCGAGCGGCCGAAGCCTATTGGCGCAAACTGGGGCCGGGTTTGACAACCGGCGCGGCCGACGACGACCCGTCCGGCATAGCCACCTATTCCCAAACCGGAGCCAAATACGGCTTCCAGCTTTTATGGCTGGCGCCCCTAACCTTTCCTTTGATGGCGGTTATCCAGGAAATGTGCGCCCGAATCGGCATGGTTACCGGCCGCGGGCTGGCGAGAAACATTAAGCTTTATTACCCCCGCTGGGCCATCATGTCCGTCGCCTCTATCTTGTTTTTTGCCAATACTTTTAATTTAGGAGCTGATCTTGGAATTATGGCCAAGGCCGCCCAATTATTCATCCCTAAAGTAAGCTTTTTCTTACTGGTAGCCTTCTTCACCCTGGCTTCGCTTCTTCTCCAAATCTTTACCGCTTACGCCCGCTATGCCCGCTACTTGAAATATTTAGCTTTGGTTTTATTTTCTTATGTCATATCCGCGCTCTGCATCAGCCTGGACTGGAGGGAAGTATTAGGGCACACGGTTATGCCTTCGCTCACTTTTTCCAAAGACCAGATTTTTCTAATTTGCGGAATTTTAGGAACGACTATTTCGCCCTATCTATTTTTTTGGCAGTCATCGCAAGAAGTTGAAGAAGAAATTTTAAGAGGCAATAAGACCGTCAAAGAGCGGCGCCGAAATACTACGCGAGAAGAAATAAAAAGAATGCGGGTGGATGTCTGGTCCGGCATGTTCGTTTCCAACCTGGCTATGTTTTTCATTATTGTCGCCTGCGCCGGCGCCCTGTATAAAAACGGCATAACCGATATTGTTTCTGCCGATCAGGCGGCTTTGGCGCTTAGGCCTTTTGCCGGCGATTTAGCCTACTATCTGTTTGCTTTGGGCATACTGGGGGTCGGTTTGCTTTCGGTTCCGGTTCTGGCCGGCTCTGCTTCGTACGCGCTGGCGGAAAGCTTTGGCTGGAAGACCGGTTTGTACCGGAAATTAAAAGACGCGCGGGCTTTCTACGGCGTGATTATTATTTCCATGATTTTAGGTTTTTTATCCAATTTTATCGGCATTGACCCCATTAAATTCCTTATCTACGCCGCGGTTTTTAACGGAATCACCGCCGGTCCGCTTCTCTTTTTCATTGTCCGCTTGAGTTCTAAAAAAGAGGTTATGGGCAAATTCAAAAGCTCCCGCCTTGCGACCGCGATCGGCTGGCTTACGGTAATAATTATGCTGATCGCCGGCGGCGCGACTGTAATAAGCATGCTTATTTAA
- a CDS encoding magnesium transporter CorA family protein: protein MRFRQLTPKISQIEIDNPKTKNNKVRWVNVCNAGKDEIEYLRKKYKFDLAHLRSSLAHKTTNRPVVEKGADYLFIILHFPTVLYNTIYPGEIEFFVGHGFLITIHNNNVGVLNDFYNLCKKDGASTLTYQYESSAVLLYELLERLLNSCFPLLDKTADDISNLEEIIFEKVEKESIFKLLELRRNILNFRKIMQNHKHILRKLMEMESSLVPANQIRGYYKKLIDGSVRIWEILENQKEMIMIYDTTYESLMNYRLSDIMKTLTIFSVIIFPLTLFATVFSMNLNGMPLASHPQGFWIIIALMLFGSIGMLLFFEKKKWL from the coding sequence ATGCGCTTCCGGCAACTTACTCCTAAAATCAGCCAGATTGAAATCGATAATCCCAAGACCAAAAATAACAAGGTCCGCTGGGTTAATGTTTGCAATGCCGGGAAAGATGAGATAGAATATTTAAGGAAAAAATACAAGTTTGATCTAGCCCACCTGCGCTCCTCTTTAGCCCATAAAACCACCAACCGGCCCGTCGTTGAAAAAGGCGCCGATTATCTCTTTATAATCCTTCACTTCCCCACCGTCCTCTATAACACGATTTACCCCGGGGAAATAGAATTTTTTGTCGGACACGGCTTCCTTATTACTATCCACAATAATAATGTCGGCGTCTTGAACGATTTTTACAATTTATGCAAGAAAGACGGCGCTTCAACCCTTACTTACCAGTATGAATCGTCAGCAGTTTTGCTTTACGAACTATTAGAGCGGCTCTTAAATTCCTGTTTTCCGCTTTTGGACAAAACCGCGGACGATATTTCTAATCTCGAGGAAATAATTTTTGAAAAAGTGGAAAAAGAGTCAATTTTTAAACTTTTAGAACTGCGCCGGAACATTTTAAACTTTCGGAAAATTATGCAAAACCATAAGCACATACTGCGCAAGCTTATGGAGATGGAATCCAGCCTGGTTCCGGCCAATCAGATCCGCGGTTATTATAAAAAACTGATTGACGGTTCAGTAAGAATTTGGGAAATACTGGAAAACCAAAAAGAGATGATTATGATTTACGATACGACTTACGAGTCGCTTATGAATTACCGGCTTTCGGATATTATGAAAACCCTTACAATTTTTTCGGTAATCATTTTCCCGTTAACTTTGTTCGCGACGGTTTTTAGCATGAATTTAAACGGCATGCCGCTGGCTTCCCACCCCCAGGGCTTTTGGATTATTATCGCCCTGATGCTTTTCGGCTCTATAGGCATGCTTTTATTTTTTGAAAAGAAAAAATGGCTTTAA
- the cysS gene encoding cysteine--tRNA ligase produces MKLQLYNTLTRKKEEFTPIQDKKAGLYTCGPTVYNYAHIGNLRTFLFEDVLKRVLVYNGYKVKHVMNITDVGHLTGDRDMGEDKIETGAKREGKTAWEIAEFYTEAFLKDLKALNILLPDIMPKATDHIKEQIEMISALEKKGYTYITSDGVYYNTSKFKGYNQLSHKNLSTLKEGARVEKNDEKKNPTDFALWKFTPKEVKRQMEWDSPWGKGFPGWHIECSAMSVKYLGKQFDIHCGGVDHIDIHHTNEIAQTEAATGVAPWVKTWMHGAFLIIGGGKKMAKSEGNFLTLENAIIKKGLNPLAFRFAALQTHYRKPMEYSEESMLSAQKGLLHLYNQVREFSRFKTKKSINAEYKEKFLRAINDDLNMPRAMAVVQDLLKSKITGEEKMATVMDFDKVLGLNLSRALSEEESLPDDIQALADQRKKAREEKDWKKSDDLRDKLNSLGYSVEDASAETRVRKI; encoded by the coding sequence ATGAAACTCCAATTATATAACACCCTAACCCGCAAAAAAGAGGAATTTACACCCATACAGGACAAAAAGGCCGGGCTTTATACCTGCGGGCCGACGGTTTATAATTACGCCCATATCGGGAACTTAAGGACTTTTTTATTTGAAGATGTTTTAAAACGGGTTCTCGTCTATAACGGCTACAAGGTAAAGCATGTTATGAACATTACCGATGTCGGGCATTTGACCGGCGATCGGGATATGGGCGAGGACAAAATCGAGACTGGCGCGAAAAGGGAAGGAAAAACCGCCTGGGAAATCGCCGAATTTTATACTGAAGCGTTTTTAAAAGATTTGAAGGCCTTAAACATCCTTCTGCCGGATATAATGCCTAAGGCTACGGATCATATTAAAGAGCAGATTGAGATGATCAGCGCCTTGGAAAAAAAGGGGTACACATATATTACCTCGGACGGCGTCTATTATAATACTTCCAAGTTTAAAGGCTACAACCAGCTTTCCCATAAAAATTTAAGCACTTTAAAGGAAGGCGCCCGGGTGGAAAAAAATGACGAGAAGAAAAATCCGACTGATTTTGCTTTGTGGAAATTTACACCCAAAGAGGTAAAACGGCAGATGGAATGGGATTCGCCGTGGGGAAAAGGCTTTCCGGGCTGGCATATCGAATGTTCGGCTATGAGCGTTAAGTATTTGGGCAAGCAATTTGATATCCATTGCGGCGGGGTAGATCATATCGATATTCACCATACTAACGAAATCGCCCAAACCGAAGCCGCTACCGGAGTTGCGCCCTGGGTTAAGACTTGGATGCATGGCGCTTTTTTAATAATCGGCGGCGGAAAAAAAATGGCTAAAAGCGAAGGGAATTTCCTTACTTTAGAAAACGCCATTATAAAAAAAGGTTTAAATCCGCTGGCCTTTAGATTCGCCGCCCTTCAAACCCACTACCGGAAACCCATGGAATATTCCGAAGAATCCATGCTTTCCGCTCAAAAAGGCCTTCTTCATTTATATAACCAAGTTAGAGAATTTTCACGCTTCAAAACTAAAAAATCAATTAACGCAGAATACAAAGAAAAATTTTTACGGGCTATAAACGATGATCTTAACATGCCCCGGGCTATGGCGGTCGTCCAGGACCTTTTAAAATCCAAAATTACCGGGGAAGAAAAAATGGCAACTGTTATGGATTTTGACAAAGTATTAGGCCTTAATTTAAGCCGCGCGCTTTCGGAAGAAGAATCCTTGCCGGATGACATCCAGGCTTTAGCAGATCAGCGGAAAAAAGCCAGGGAAGAAAAAGACTGGAAAAAATCCGATGACTTACGAGATAAGCTTAATTCCCTTGGATACTCCGTCGAGGATGCGAGCGCGGAAACGAGAGTTAGAAAAATTTAA
- a CDS encoding tetratricopeptide repeat protein, with protein MANIFKSGGKSLSAASDGMDAKAKAIDYIIFSCLAGIFLLCPLFFTGLVSQGVGFEKMMLFYFLVLIGVVAWVTKGVIVGELKIKRTPLDWPILAALAIFLASTFFSISKKDSLIGTYGNPAKSFLAVVAFVLFYYLLVNNITRARIKKLFSILLASSGLIIIYSLLQLFKIYILPIGMTRTNSFNPVGSLTGLTMFLVIIMPLLVVAIAQASKIFPKLKAGAQIALKIGLGLILLADIISLFLLNGFTYWPVAIVSIVVVLMFFLSKIVPITNNSLIIPVGVFLLLIVFLVLGNFNLVNLNLPAEVSLSRSASFDIAKSSLKKFVFLGSGPGTFYYSFSKFKGGEFNLSPLWNVRFDSGSGALFELAASVGALGTLAVVAIGLIVISMIFMALLKAEKNEESHILLAASASFIAALIYALLFSLNNSLIVSLMIVSTFTIVTAIHIYPEKFKSLNLSFRTSPKFALALAAVFLGVTAGVAVLFTMGAKIYIADVYAQKALAAPNADQKIERLNKAVALSPYQDIYYLNLANNYMALANQEALNAKDQNKIQGYLSSAVNSGKQAIEINPNQAGNNEALALIYENASFYTRGALEWAENLYSKVAELEPDNPVPYLRMALINMARANAQTEKSEKEFNINEAIKKYDEAIAKKNDFAAAFYGKGIAYETLGKNDEAIEQLKSAVIFGNNNADYQFELGRLYFNRGISNPNISQNASKDIATADVNNTPADEQNLSVDAGSSANGAVKKNEDLTNSENLFLAILQQNPSHANALYSVALLYKKIGETDNAKLAVGKLLTIVTDEATKEAVKKEFPGMY; from the coding sequence ATGGCCAACATATTCAAGAGCGGAGGGAAAAGTTTAAGCGCCGCGTCCGATGGAATGGATGCAAAAGCCAAGGCAATCGACTACATTATTTTTTCGTGCCTGGCGGGAATATTTCTTCTTTGCCCGCTGTTTTTCACTGGGCTGGTTTCCCAGGGAGTAGGCTTTGAGAAGATGATGCTTTTTTACTTTTTAGTTTTAATCGGCGTTGTCGCCTGGGTTACTAAAGGGGTGATTGTGGGTGAATTAAAAATCAAGCGGACTCCGCTTGACTGGCCGATTTTAGCCGCACTGGCCATATTTTTGGCTTCTACTTTCTTTTCCATATCGAAAAAAGATTCGCTTATCGGAACTTACGGCAATCCGGCCAAGAGTTTTTTAGCCGTTGTCGCTTTTGTTCTTTTCTATTATCTTCTGGTAAATAACATTACCCGCGCGCGGATAAAGAAACTGTTTTCGATATTACTGGCATCTTCGGGTCTGATTATTATTTATTCGCTCTTACAGCTTTTTAAGATTTATATTTTGCCTATAGGCATGACCAGAACCAACAGCTTTAATCCAGTTGGCTCACTAACCGGCTTGACTATGTTTCTTGTAATAATCATGCCCCTATTAGTTGTTGCCATCGCCCAAGCGTCAAAAATATTCCCGAAATTGAAAGCCGGCGCTCAAATCGCCTTAAAAATCGGATTAGGTTTGATACTTCTGGCTGACATTATTTCGCTTTTCCTCTTAAACGGTTTTACTTACTGGCCAGTAGCGATTGTATCTATTGTGGTGGTGTTAATGTTTTTCCTCTCAAAAATCGTCCCAATTACCAACAACTCACTCATTATTCCGGTCGGAGTCTTTCTCTTATTAATCGTTTTTCTGGTTTTGGGGAATTTTAACTTGGTTAACCTTAATTTGCCGGCCGAAGTGAGCCTTTCGCGCAGCGCTTCCTTTGATATCGCCAAATCCAGCCTGAAAAAATTCGTTTTCTTAGGCTCTGGTCCGGGCACATTTTATTATAGCTTTTCCAAGTTCAAAGGCGGGGAATTCAACCTCTCGCCTTTATGGAACGTCCGGTTTGATTCCGGCTCTGGCGCGCTTTTTGAATTAGCGGCTTCAGTCGGGGCGCTGGGGACGCTCGCGGTAGTCGCTATCGGCCTAATCGTAATTTCCATGATATTCATGGCCTTATTGAAAGCGGAAAAAAATGAGGAGTCGCATATCCTGCTTGCCGCGTCCGCCTCTTTTATCGCGGCCCTGATATACGCGCTCTTATTCTCTTTAAACAATTCCTTGATAGTATCTCTCATGATCGTTTCCACTTTTACGATTGTAACCGCTATCCATATTTACCCGGAAAAGTTTAAGAGCCTCAATTTGTCCTTCCGCACCTCGCCGAAATTCGCTTTGGCCCTGGCGGCCGTATTTTTAGGGGTAACCGCCGGAGTGGCCGTCCTCTTTACGATGGGCGCGAAAATTTATATTGCCGACGTATACGCGCAAAAGGCCCTGGCCGCCCCGAACGCGGACCAAAAAATCGAACGCTTGAATAAAGCCGTCGCCCTTTCGCCTTATCAGGATATTTACTACCTAAATCTGGCCAACAATTACATGGCCTTAGCCAACCAGGAAGCTTTAAACGCCAAAGATCAAAATAAAATCCAGGGCTATTTAAGCTCGGCGGTCAATTCCGGAAAGCAGGCAATTGAGATAAACCCCAACCAGGCCGGCAACAACGAAGCTTTGGCTCTAATTTACGAGAACGCTAGCTTTTATACCCGCGGCGCCCTGGAATGGGCGGAAAACCTGTATAGCAAGGTGGCTGAATTAGAACCGGATAATCCGGTCCCGTATCTGCGCATGGCTTTAATCAACATGGCCCGAGCGAACGCCCAGACTGAAAAGTCCGAAAAAGAATTTAATATCAATGAAGCCATTAAAAAATACGATGAAGCGATTGCCAAGAAAAATGATTTTGCCGCCGCTTTCTACGGCAAAGGAATTGCTTACGAAACGCTCGGCAAGAACGATGAGGCGATTGAACAATTAAAAAGCGCGGTAATTTTCGGCAACAATAACGCCGACTACCAGTTTGAATTAGGCCGGCTTTACTTTAATCGCGGCATCTCCAATCCGAATATTTCCCAAAACGCCTCAAAAGATATTGCCACCGCCGATGTAAATAATACCCCGGCTGATGAACAAAATTTAAGCGTTGACGCTGGTTCGTCCGCCAACGGCGCGGTAAAGAAGAATGAAGATTTAACTAACTCCGAAAATCTCTTCTTAGCCATCCTCCAGCAAAACCCGAGCCACGCGAACGCCTTATACAGCGTAGCCTTGCTTTATAAAAAAATCGGGGAAACCGATAACGCCAAGCTGGCGGTCGGAAAGCTTCTGACAATCGTAACCGATGAAGCGACCAAAGAAGCGGTTAAAAAAGAATTCCCGGGGATGTATTAA
- the tgt gene encoding tRNA guanosine(34) transglycosylase Tgt has product MFQLTNTDSQGIRHGRVHTPHGTLETPVFLPDATRGYVKTLDNRDLTEAGVEAMVVNTYHLFLQPGTDIIKKAGGIHEFMGWTRPLVSDSGGYQVFSLVQNLARRKNGKKPLGKISDEGVYFQSPVDGKEHLLTPEKSIEIQFDLGTDIIVSFDDCPPNEAEKKQIEKSVERTIAWGARCREEYLKQIKKRKIPAARRPLAIAVIQGGEYKDLRKICFDGLCAAGWDGYGFGARHVNSQGKFLKGMLKYTAELIPENKIRFALGIGTPNDILQCARLGYDMFDCVIPTREGRHGRLFQAKEGELLRRGKIYYNGINITNSRYKKDFSSAGRHKKAYLYYLLKNNESLGQRIASINNLSFYAGLLESLRRKYN; this is encoded by the coding sequence ATGTTTCAATTAACTAATACTGACAGCCAGGGAATAAGGCATGGACGCGTACATACGCCGCATGGTACTTTAGAAACGCCGGTCTTTCTGCCGGACGCAACCCGCGGATACGTAAAAACTCTGGACAACCGCGACTTAACGGAAGCCGGAGTAGAGGCTATGGTGGTAAACACTTACCATCTATTTTTACAGCCTGGAACGGATATTATTAAAAAAGCGGGGGGAATACATGAATTTATGGGCTGGACGAGGCCGCTTGTTTCCGATTCGGGCGGCTACCAGGTTTTTTCTTTAGTGCAGAACCTGGCCCGGAGGAAAAACGGCAAAAAGCCCCTGGGAAAAATTTCCGACGAAGGAGTATATTTCCAGTCTCCGGTTGACGGCAAAGAGCATTTGCTAACGCCGGAAAAATCCATAGAAATCCAATTTGATTTAGGGACTGATATAATTGTCTCTTTTGACGACTGTCCGCCGAACGAAGCGGAAAAAAAACAAATTGAAAAATCAGTTGAGAGGACTATTGCCTGGGGTGCGCGCTGCCGCGAGGAATATTTGAAGCAAATTAAAAAAAGAAAAATTCCCGCCGCCCGCCGCCCGCTTGCGATTGCCGTAATCCAGGGCGGGGAGTATAAAGACTTAAGAAAAATTTGTTTTGACGGGCTTTGCGCGGCCGGCTGGGACGGCTACGGCTTTGGGGCAAGGCACGTTAACAGCCAGGGGAAATTTTTAAAAGGGATGCTAAAATATACGGCCGAACTGATTCCGGAAAATAAAATCCGCTTTGCCCTCGGCATCGGTACGCCGAATGACATCCTCCAATGCGCCCGGCTGGGATATGATATGTTTGACTGCGTCATCCCGACCCGGGAAGGGCGCCACGGCCGCCTTTTCCAGGCTAAAGAAGGGGAGTTGCTAAGAAGGGGTAAAATTTACTATAATGGTATTAACATAACCAACAGCCGGTACAAAAAAGATTTTTCTTCGGCCGGACGGCACAAAAAGGCTTATCTTTATTACCTTTTAAAAAATAATGAAAGCCTGGGGCAAAGAATCGCCAGCATAAACAACCTTTCGTTTTACGCCGGCTTGCTTGAATCCTTAAGAAGGAAGTATAATTAA
- a CDS encoding DUF4012 domain-containing protein yields MAKNYKNWEAFKPADKPSKFVIDLKPREEVKSPGLLNNIKGKFVRSGTGYKLPNWKFTLNTDWVKKIQSSKLRRLAVFSFIIFFFRLLAAGLRLVFFLSYAAGWLMVFFIKLSYNLVYYLISPAVSLSSWSFEKFARGTLFTFRNLPKIAKHGILFPFGLLRYLAGPIRRLPTYLFKEVKGRKLSSEKLACHNELPSRNEKIRDESTCQIKSYAPAQKKEKFQWKLLMPKFKRSSFRPAFSFLALIIILILPVKAFTFYQSMNLPAAKAKVLGVSIDAFGNMVSAGKALGGFKFNEAEDNFSKASENFLAAEAQIKGINDGFLVLAGLIPDENIKLASESKNILAAGQIASALGGSLSGAMDILFSAAGNNERKPIIDILREFTPKISEARDLAVQLDQVAGKINLNNIPDNQKDNFVKMSKAGKETAGMLQDVVELSGTMTKLLGGEEKKRYLLIFENNAEMRGSGGFLGSFAILDLDKGKIKKLEVPQGGGYDTKGALSKLVRAPEAMHILGPRWYFWDANWWPDWPASAKKLEWFYENSDGSTVDGVIALTPTVLEKLLKITGPIDLKSEYGVIIESDNFWTATQSITEDPEQRATGKPKKIIGDLMYKMMDELPKKISKDNFIELAQALESSLNEKQILTFFNDSQLQEEVKRYGWDAGISATAGDYLMVANANIGGQKTDKAIKETISHKAEIDKEGNIIDTLKIIRAHSGAPGEAFTGSRNVDWMRIYVPLGSELLEAYGFDPVDQSLYKESYVSLTDDADVLKGEGSGRTDPNSKTKIYNEFGKTVFANWSQVDPGETIEINIKYRLPFRIAEKENEKNWKEIVLAFFNPGQTSLYPYSLMVEKQPGSVNTYFNSILSLDPGFNVKWKYPENQPAENTGWSVGAKLDSDKYWGAILEKK; encoded by the coding sequence ATGGCAAAAAATTATAAAAATTGGGAAGCGTTCAAACCGGCCGATAAACCGTCGAAGTTTGTTATTGACTTAAAACCGCGGGAAGAAGTAAAAAGCCCGGGACTATTAAATAATATTAAGGGCAAATTCGTAAGAAGCGGCACCGGGTATAAATTACCGAATTGGAAATTTACATTGAACACGGACTGGGTGAAAAAGATACAATCTTCGAAACTGCGCCGGCTGGCAGTGTTCAGCTTTATCATCTTTTTTTTCCGGTTGCTTGCGGCTGGCTTGCGGCTGGTTTTCTTTTTGTCATATGCCGCCGGATGGCTGATGGTATTTTTCATCAAACTTTCTTATAACCTGGTTTACTATTTAATCAGCCCGGCAGTAAGCTTGTCTAGCTGGAGTTTTGAAAAATTCGCCCGCGGGACGCTTTTTACCTTTAGGAATTTACCAAAAATCGCCAAGCATGGAATTTTATTTCCCTTCGGGCTCTTAAGATATCTGGCTGGCCCGATCAGGCGTTTACCGACATATCTTTTTAAGGAAGTTAAAGGCAGGAAGCTGTCTTCCGAAAAACTAGCTTGCCATAACGAGTTGCCATCAAGAAATGAAAAAATCCGTGATGAAAGCACCTGCCAGATAAAATCATATGCGCCTGCCCAAAAAAAAGAAAAATTCCAGTGGAAATTATTAATGCCTAAGTTTAAAAGAAGCTCCTTTCGACCGGCTTTTTCTTTTTTGGCTTTAATAATAATTTTAATTCTGCCGGTAAAGGCCTTTACTTTTTACCAATCAATGAACTTGCCGGCCGCCAAGGCAAAAGTTCTCGGCGTTTCGATTGACGCTTTCGGCAATATGGTATCGGCGGGAAAAGCTCTCGGCGGATTTAAGTTTAACGAAGCCGAAGATAATTTTTCAAAGGCCAGCGAAAATTTCCTGGCCGCCGAAGCTCAAATTAAAGGCATTAACGACGGATTTTTGGTGCTAGCCGGGTTAATTCCGGACGAAAATATAAAGCTAGCTTCTGAATCAAAAAATATTTTAGCGGCCGGACAGATCGCGAGCGCCTTGGGGGGCAGTTTGTCAGGGGCGATGGACATTCTTTTTTCAGCGGCGGGGAATAATGAAAGAAAACCGATAATCGATATACTGCGCGAATTTACCCCGAAAATTTCCGAGGCCCGGGATTTGGCCGTTCAGCTGGATCAGGTAGCCGGCAAAATAAATCTGAATAATATCCCGGATAATCAAAAAGACAATTTTGTAAAAATGAGCAAAGCGGGGAAAGAAACCGCCGGGATGCTCCAGGATGTAGTAGAATTATCGGGGACGATGACTAAGCTATTGGGCGGCGAAGAAAAAAAGCGCTATTTGCTCATTTTCGAAAACAATGCCGAGATGCGCGGATCCGGCGGGTTCCTGGGCAGTTTCGCGATTTTGGACCTGGATAAAGGAAAAATAAAAAAACTTGAGGTGCCGCAAGGCGGCGGATATGATACCAAGGGGGCGCTCTCAAAGCTCGTCCGGGCGCCGGAAGCGATGCATATTTTGGGGCCAAGGTGGTACTTTTGGGACGCCAACTGGTGGCCGGACTGGCCGGCTAGCGCTAAAAAGCTTGAATGGTTTTACGAAAATAGCGACGGGTCAACGGTTGACGGCGTAATCGCCCTTACGCCGACAGTTTTGGAAAAGCTTTTAAAAATTACCGGCCCGATCGACTTAAAGAGCGAATACGGCGTTATAATAGAATCGGACAATTTCTGGACAGCAACCCAATCGATTACCGAAGATCCGGAACAAAGGGCGACTGGCAAGCCGAAAAAAATAATCGGGGATTTGATGTATAAGATGATGGATGAACTGCCGAAAAAAATATCCAAGGATAATTTTATCGAACTGGCGCAGGCGCTTGAATCCAGTTTGAATGAAAAGCAAATTCTAACTTTTTTTAACGACAGCCAGTTGCAGGAGGAAGTTAAAAGATACGGCTGGGACGCCGGAATATCCGCTACTGCCGGCGATTATTTAATGGTAGCTAACGCCAATATCGGCGGGCAAAAAACCGATAAAGCCATAAAAGAAACTATAAGCCACAAAGCCGAAATCGACAAAGAGGGGAATATTATCGACACCTTAAAAATTATTCGGGCGCATTCGGGCGCGCCTGGCGAAGCTTTCACCGGTTCGCGGAACGTTGACTGGATGCGGATTTACGTGCCTCTTGGTTCAGAGCTTTTGGAAGCTTACGGCTTTGACCCGGTTGACCAAAGCCTTTATAAAGAAAGCTATGTTAGCCTTACCGATGACGCGGATGTTTTAAAAGGCGAGGGTTCGGGACGGACTGATCCCAATTCAAAAACTAAAATTTACAATGAGTTCGGAAAGACGGTTTTTGCCAACTGGTCGCAAGTCGATCCCGGCGAAACGATTGAGATAAATATAAAATACCGCCTGCCTTTCCGGATAGCCGAAAAGGAAAATGAAAAAAATTGGAAGGAAATCGTCCTGGCTTTCTTTAACCCCGGCCAAACGTCCCTTTACCCATACAGTTTAATGGTTGAAAAACAGCCGGGAAGCGTTAATACTTATTTTAATTCAATTTTGAGCCTGGACCCCGGTTTTAATGTTAAATGGAAATACCCCGAGAACCAGCCGGCAGAAAACACCGGCTGGAGCGTTGGCGCAAAGCTTGATTCAGACAAATACTGGGGAGCAATCCTGGAAAAAAAATAA